A region of the Aphelocoma coerulescens isolate FSJ_1873_10779 chromosome 1, UR_Acoe_1.0, whole genome shotgun sequence genome:
gcagaaggaagaaataCAGCCAGGGAAATGGCTTAAGCTAAGCACACACAAGCCCACCAAAACCACTGGGGAAGCTTACACAATAAAAGTTAAATTTGCAAGTTTAGCCACCAAGTCTCTGGGAAAGCAACAGTAACAACTTATTTTTTCCTATCAATGCTAAAATTAACAAACTTCTGATTAGAGATTCTGGGCATCATTAATGTATGTCAATAATAACAGACAACTCACTGCATGCTAACAGTTTTTTTACCTACATGCAGCATTGCACAACCTTGGTTAAACGGAGGGGTCCTGTATAGGatttaaaatgcctttttgGCAAACTCAGCACATAAAAgtttaataacaataataataaaaaagacaacaaaaaaaaaccaaaaacaacaaaacaaaacaccaaaaaaccagCTGCAGCTTTAGCTCCACAACacacaaataaaaacattttaaaaaaaggaggaCTTGCAAATATTTTGGAACTGTAGTTAAACTTCATAAAAATCCAATACTCAAATGTGTAAAAATTCAATACTCAAATGCTTATTGCTGAAATGTCTTCTTGAAGCCCAGAGaagattaattaattttttcattagTTTACCATGCTGTATAATTCTGAGATCcaaatctcttttatttattGTCTATCACCATGAGAAATCAATCAAATCACAATTCATAAAAACAGACAAGGAGACTACAATATACAGAGCATCTTTTCTTTACTAAGTGAGCTTATATACCACAATTCTCAGGtcctaaaaaatattttcaaattaagtACAATTCATTACTTGGGGTTTTACTTTTTATCTATTCCAATACCACTTCAATGCTTCTTTAAGATCAGGGGGAAAAGTACAATAGCTCCTTTGACCATACaatatttgggggaaaaaaaggcataaataCTATCTACTGAACAAAGTGGCcagacaaaagaaagggaaaaaggacaTCTGTTTATTCTTTCTACAGCTCTGAATATTTTTGTCAAACAGAGTTAAGCACTATAttcaaaactgcagaaaaagcCTCTGAGATACAAGTGTATTTTCTTAGTTGCACAGCTGGTTCCAGATCtattggatttttctttttacaataTTGCATAGAATGGATCATAGCAAGAAGCAagggaaatacaaaaaaatatgtATGAAGTAATATTTCCATTAGATAAACTGTtcaaaagaagataaaattctATGCCCAAATGCCCAAGACATATGTCTGTGTATATACTTTcaaatatatacaaatatacCTATAtactgtatatatatacacatctaTATATGACTGCAGAAATTATGGAGCCAGAAATCCAATTCATGGTATTGTGTCTAATTTCACTGTGTTTCTTCCTGTGCCAGCCTTGTTTACATAGAAGTGTAGACGTATTCCTTAACAAGCAGCAATGCTTTGAAGATTGAGCTGTTGAAGCATTTTACATGTCCTTTTTCCAGTAAAATTAATTCTAATTAGTAAATGCTAACAGATTTTAGTAATTTATTCACTTTTTGTTCACACAGAAGAAGCAAGACAGTGGCTACTACTCTGtatatttgttttcattatcCCAGACATTTagaatttttcctttcccagtatttttgggaaaagaaaaaaaccccaaaactcagaACCCACCTAACAATTTCATTTTGTGGTGAGAAATCTACTGTTCGATGTTTCTTCCCCACACATTATATATCAAATACTTTATTGATGAAATAATGCAAATCTAAGATGCACTTTTATTTTAGATTTCCTTTTCAATCATGGATAACAATTCGATAGTCTGCAGTCCTGCTCATGCTGTTATTTTTGGTCAACTCCTTTGATTTACCATATGGACAACAAATTGTTTCAAAGCCAAAACCTCATTGCTTTACAGTTGTTATCTAGAGTCTCCCATTGTCTAAAATGAATTGGCTTTCTGGTAATCACATGGTGGCTATATCACAAGCATGTCTGGTATGTTTCCTGTTTTGGGGTTGCTTATTAaagtgaagaaaatttttagaagccTGTGATGAATTAGGAGAGGCTGAATTGGAAACTTTATTACAATCCAATATTTTTTCTGACAAAGGCATAGGTAGAGAAGAAAATGGCATTAAGCATAATAACAGAAATGAAAGGGTTCAGAGGAGTCTTACTGCACCAAAAAAAGTACCGTCTCCATCCAAGGATATTTTAGCCCTTCTCCGTGGTATTGTAAGTTGAAGTTCATCCCCTTCTTCTAATTTTGCAATGCCTGGCAAAAGATTTGGAATATTTTTAAGTTAATATATCAAATACACTATTTTATAAATGGTATTCAAAAGTCATTATGTGTCATCTTGCAAATGTAAGCATGGCTTGTTACTTGTGATGAGTGCTTTTTATCTTAAGGCATAATCTTAGAGTTTGCAGCCTATCCAAAGCTGACACTTAACATCTTCTGTGAAGCTGGACTTAATTTCCACACTGCACTCAGCATAACACAGTTCACTTAAGCAAACACTGCAAAAATTTCTAACAGTGGTGTACCCAGGTTCCTCATGTTATGGTGATGAGACAGTCAAAAGTCAGCATTGAGTATTAATGGCCCTAGACCACTCCATTCCCACACTTCTGGACGAGGTCTTATGAGCTTTACCAACCTAATGAAGTTACCACATCAGCTTATCCACTGCAACTGCAGAGCACAAAAGTGCTTCCTGCCAGCCACACATCAGCTGATATAACCAAGAGCATCTTGCCTtcaagctgcagctgctgagctgagaaCACATCTAACATCTGCTGTGACACATGCTCAACAGCATGAGAGAGAGCAGTCAGAACTGCTTTTCCAGATGAAAACAGAACAGTGGGGATTTGGGAAGCAGGAATCATGAAGTGGCAAGATAGAAATCCTAGTTAAGAAACGGGAGCAGTAATACAAGGGTAAAGTCAGAGTATACATGAAATTGAAGGTGGTTATGTTGCCAGAATGTGAGGCTGAGGGGCcagaaaattaaaggaaatgtTTGGACAGCCTCAATTGCCAGGACAAAGTATctagttagttagttagttggaatttaattttatttggaaaaaaattagctTCCTGCCACATCCCATTTGTTTAATGCCATTTATTGCTGACAGTCAACTCCATCACTCAGTGTTGCCCACTTTTTCATAACACATTGAAAAAAGAGTGCTGGAAAATAACCAAAGAGAAAACCCTCAAATCCACCATTAGGGTGAAGTGACAGACAGATAAGAGATGATAAATGAGGTTTTATAGGCCTTGACAGCAACTCCTTAAATGCTACTGCAGGAATATACACATACATTGAGCATTGAGCCTGCTGGACttgcattaaatattttaattgttcttTTTTGTGATGTTTCTAATCTCTGCAGTCATAAAGAGCACCTTATAGAAATTAACTGTTTTTCATCTAACCAAAGACTAAAAATGCAGTAACCTTTAAAAGGAGGAGAAATATCACAGTACGGTTTGCACGTATTGGATGGCTAAAATTCGTATGTgacatttcaaaggaaaatatagctctttaatattttcttggGGTAACTGAATGTGGAATTCAACTCCTAAGTAAAACTGAGTTCTTCAATAAGGGCAGTAGGTGCTCCTCTGCCTCAGGCATCTAACTGGAAGCATCAAAATGTCTAACCACTTTACAGAGTCAATGAAGAGAGCAAAATTGTTCAGATCACCAAGTTAGATGCATAATCTCCAACTGTTGATACTTTATATAAAACTGTATCTTCTGAAAGTATTCTGTAATTTTGCAGTTAGTTCTTTATGACTGCTACAATACAATTGCCCAACACTACAGATTCTATTTGATACAGCTTATTTgcaaacaaagaaaaggaaaatgcagatATTTACCAGCAGTATAGCAAGAATTATTTGGATAAGATTGTGGCATATTTTGGATGCAGCGAAACAATGTCACCAAGCTGAGATCATCACCAAACACATGAGCCTTCTTCCTCTGTATTAGGTGTCCCATAGCAAATGTTGTATCCGTATATAAAACCTACAGATAGAGGAGGTGAAAATGTCAAACTTAATGTATGGAGGCATTGAAAAATCCTTACAAAAGTCAGATGCTGAAGTGAACTgagctttctcacctggccatATATGAAAAAATAACCCGTTTCTTTGATCactattttatttccttgttcTTCCAGAGCTGTTCCACGTttaaagctcaggagccaaggGACAATGCTTGAATcatctaaaagaaaaaataattttgggtGATCAGAAAGGTTATATTCTTCCTTTTCACTGGCCAAAAATTAACAAAGCTGACTTCTAGACAAAACTTCCAGTCTTACTAGCTGGATTTCCCCACAGAAAAGATGATATTTGCAAGAGACATCCAGATATAGGGACCTTCCAGATGCAGGGACCTTGTTGTTTTCTGTTATATTTTGttattggtgttttttttttttttaatttttaagtttgTTGTCAAAACTCAGTCAAAACTTCTACTGCTTAGAAGTTAGGAAAATTTTTTGAAACAGTTATCCCATGGAATAGTTAACTGTAAATCATGGCACATATTCTTACCTTTCTGTTGGATATCACTTTTGCTGTCAGCAATCAGTTGCAAGCAGGCCTGCAGCACTGCAAAGTGAAAGCATTTTGAAATCAAAGAAACATAAGTGAACAATAGAATAGAGTAAACTTATGAAActactttaagaaaaaaaaaggacacgAAAGAAATCTCTCAGTCTCACcacttattttaaaacagaacctATTGGTTTTAACACAGATCTTACTCAAGTGTGCAAAACAAAAATTCCTATCACAACACATGCTAGATGACTTTCAGAGATCATGCAGCTATGTGGGAGGCCtcaggtagcagcacaagtaacacCTGCTTCTTTTAATATCTGGTCCTAATAAAATTATGTAGCAGTAAGTCAAATGAGCTAGAAATCATCAGGTCAATTAGCCTTGTTAATTTTCTAAGCAAAAGCttgaaaaaagccccaacccTGCCAGCTATGATAGATAGCAGATTTTCTGTGTTTGCCATATTATTTAGAGAAATTACTTTCCAGTTATAGTGCTATAAAATATTAGTCATATATACTGGTTATATGGTACTTTCATAATAAATTCTCAAAATCCATATATATTTACTTTCAATATGTTTTCAGAtactgtcatggtttagcatagtttgggaTTTTAGTTAAAgagggctccatcagccactACAGATATCTACACTCAGTCAACCTATATTGAGACTAAGAGGGAAAATAGAGAGATGACTCCTAGCAAATTAATGCACACATAACAGATACCTTAGTATCTGTCAAAATGTGTTGCTCAAAACTG
Encoded here:
- the TNFSF13B gene encoding tumor necrosis factor ligand superfamily member 13B, producing MKSVDCVHVIQQKDTASSPSALPGAVSGATGLFSVTFLWLAMLLSSCLAAVSLYHVIILKTELEALRSELMYSVQARSPLDQPLVSPDENKAGTPVSSFLQVSAADARQESRLAGTGPVESFQKEIWNGSRNRGRRSVANTEEKVLQACLQLIADSKSDIQQKDDSSIVPWLLSFKRGTALEEQGNKIVIKETGYFFIYGQVLYTDTTFAMGHLIQRKKAHVFGDDLSLVTLFRCIQNMPQSYPNNSCYTAGIAKLEEGDELQLTIPRRRAKISLDGDGTFFGAVRLL